Proteins from one Emys orbicularis isolate rEmyOrb1 chromosome 2, rEmyOrb1.hap1, whole genome shotgun sequence genomic window:
- the MED30 gene encoding mediator of RNA polymerase II transcription subunit 30 isoform X2: protein MSTPPLAGAGMPPGAFSGPQAQAAREVNTASLCRIGQETVQDIVFRTMEIFQLLRNMQLPNGVTYHTGTYQDRLAKLQEHLRQLSILFRKLRLVYDKCNENCAGLDPVPIEQLIPYVEEDGSKHDDRGVASQLRFASEERREIMEVNKAKTWRQHVN from the exons ATGTCCACTCCTCCTctcgctggggcagggatgcctcCTGGTGCTTTCTCAGGACCACAGGCTCAAGCAGCCCGGGAAGTGAACACAGCTTCTCTCTGTCGCATTGGCCAAGAAACTGTGCAGGATATTGTATTTCGGACAATGGAAATCTTTCAGCTACTGCGGAATATGCAG CTACCAAATGGTGTTACTTATCATACTGGGACGTACCAAGACAGATTAGCAAAGCTGCAAGAACATCTCCGTCAGCTATCAATACTCTTCAGGAAACTGAGATTAGTCTATGACAAATGCAATGAAAACTGTGCAGGGCTAGATCCTGTACCCATAGAG CAACTTATTCCATATGTTGAAGAGGATGGGTCCAAGCATGATGATCGAGGTGTTGCCAGCCAGCTTCGTTTTGCTAGTGAGGAAAGAAGGGAAATCATGGAAGTAAATAAG GCAAAAACATGGAGACAGCATGTGAATTGA